One stretch of Pseudomonas sp. NC02 DNA includes these proteins:
- a CDS encoding bifunctional oligoribonuclease/PAP phosphatase NrnA translates to MRVVTSGSAYLDIDAYACCIAYAELLNRQGIEARAVSSAPLNASISRTVLGWLSSLDDYRPGPGDEFVMVDISDFHHFDPVVVLDQVVEVIDHHPGFETYWAQRLGSAADIRLIGAAATQVFLRWEAAGLLPLISEHSAALLATAILDNTLNFTGQLTTAADVRAYETLALLAKLAADWPERYFSECQATIESDLAGALAGDLKWLKADSNLPQVFAQMTVWDAGALIRKHRSTIADWLAAQGEDWLVNLISIRECRSYFLAEPKVSQEKLSQLLSIDWQAGMAVLDRSLLRKELVRLAATD, encoded by the coding sequence ATGAGGGTAGTCACCTCCGGCTCGGCGTATCTGGACATCGATGCATACGCCTGCTGCATTGCGTATGCCGAGTTGTTGAATCGTCAGGGAATCGAGGCGCGTGCCGTCAGCAGTGCTCCACTGAATGCCAGCATCTCCAGGACCGTGCTCGGCTGGCTATCATCACTGGATGACTACCGACCCGGGCCCGGCGATGAGTTTGTGATGGTGGATATCTCGGACTTCCACCACTTCGACCCGGTGGTCGTGCTCGATCAGGTGGTGGAGGTGATTGACCATCACCCGGGGTTTGAAACCTATTGGGCGCAGAGGCTGGGAAGTGCCGCAGACATCCGTTTGATCGGTGCAGCAGCGACGCAGGTTTTCCTGCGTTGGGAAGCGGCCGGTTTGTTGCCGCTGATCAGTGAGCACAGTGCCGCGCTGCTGGCCACGGCAATCCTGGACAATACCCTGAATTTTACCGGGCAGTTGACCACCGCGGCGGATGTTCGGGCTTATGAAACCCTCGCGCTGCTGGCGAAACTCGCGGCAGACTGGCCTGAGCGGTATTTCTCCGAGTGCCAGGCCACTATCGAGTCAGACCTTGCAGGCGCGTTGGCGGGTGACCTGAAGTGGCTGAAAGCCGACAGCAACCTGCCGCAGGTTTTTGCGCAGATGACGGTGTGGGATGCCGGTGCGCTGATCCGAAAGCATCGCTCGACCATCGCTGATTGGCTGGCGGCGCAGGGGGAGGACTGGCTGGTGAATCTCATCAGTATCCGCGAGTGCAGAAGTTATTTCCTGGCTGAGCCCAAGGTCAGCCAGGAAAAACTGAGCCAGTTGCTTTCCATCGACTGGCAGGCTGGGATGGCGGTGCTGGATCGTTCGCTGTTGCGCAAGGAACTGGTAAGGCTGGCGGCCACTGATTGA
- a CDS encoding tRNA (adenine(22)-N(1))-methyltransferase TrmK: protein MNEHTLSMRLERVATHVPAGARLADIGSDHAYLPVALMRRGAIVAAVAGEVALTPFRAAERTVRENELEQHITVRLASGLAAIEPGDGITAISICGMGGETIRDILDSDKARLNGRERLLLQPNGGEQPLRQWLMENGYRIVCEELLRENRFFYEIIVAEHAGPVTYTAEELYFGPLQMQARSPEFLLKWQRILRHKQQTLSDFAQARQAVPEDKVQEVAQQARWIAELLA from the coding sequence TTGAACGAACACACATTGTCCATGCGCCTTGAGCGCGTGGCGACGCACGTCCCCGCCGGGGCGCGCCTGGCGGATATCGGCTCCGACCACGCCTACCTGCCGGTGGCATTGATGCGCCGCGGCGCCATCGTGGCGGCGGTGGCGGGCGAGGTGGCCCTGACGCCGTTTCGCGCAGCCGAGCGCACGGTGCGCGAGAACGAGCTGGAGCAACACATCACCGTACGCCTGGCCAGTGGCCTGGCGGCGATCGAGCCGGGAGACGGGATCACCGCGATCAGCATTTGCGGCATGGGCGGCGAGACCATCCGCGACATCCTCGACAGCGACAAGGCGCGCCTCAACGGCCGGGAGCGCCTGCTGCTGCAGCCCAACGGCGGCGAGCAACCGTTGCGCCAATGGCTGATGGAGAACGGCTACCGCATCGTGTGCGAAGAGCTGCTGCGGGAGAACCGATTCTTCTACGAAATCATCGTTGCCGAGCACGCCGGGCCTGTGACCTATACCGCCGAAGAACTGTACTTCGGCCCGCTGCAAATGCAGGCCCGCAGCCCGGAATTCCTGCTCAAGTGGCAGCGCATCCTGCGCCACAAACAGCAGACCCTGAGCGACTTCGCCCAGGCGCGGCAAGCGGTGCCCGAGGACAAGGTGCAAGAAGTCGCCCAGCAGGCGCGGTGGATCGCAGAACTGCTGGCGTGA
- a CDS encoding aldo/keto reductase family oxidoreductase, whose product MTTSTFNLGDRTVNRIGYGAMQLAGPGVFGPPKDRDAALALLREAVACGVNHIDTSDFYGPHVTNQIIREALHPYKDDLTIVTKVGARRGDDGAWFNASSKAELTQAVHDNLRNLGLDVLDVVNVRAMHGVMGTAEGSIEEPLSAIAELQQQGLIRHIGISNVTPTQVAEARKIVRFVCVQNLYNIAHQHDNAMLDELARDGIAYVPFFPLGGFSPVQSAVLSNVAQRLGVTPMQLALAWLLRRSPNILLIPGTSSVTHLRENIAVGELDLSDEVLAELNTLAG is encoded by the coding sequence ATTCAATCTCGGCGATCGCACCGTCAACCGCATCGGCTACGGTGCCATGCAACTGGCCGGCCCAGGCGTGTTTGGCCCGCCCAAGGACCGTGATGCAGCGCTGGCCTTACTGCGCGAGGCCGTCGCTTGCGGCGTGAACCATATCGACACCAGCGACTTCTACGGGCCGCATGTCACCAATCAGATTATTCGTGAGGCACTGCACCCGTATAAAGACGATCTTACGATCGTCACCAAGGTAGGCGCCCGCCGTGGCGACGATGGCGCCTGGTTCAACGCTTCGTCGAAGGCCGAGCTGACCCAGGCCGTGCACGACAACCTGCGCAACCTGGGCCTGGATGTGCTGGACGTGGTGAATGTGCGGGCCATGCACGGCGTGATGGGCACTGCCGAAGGCTCGATCGAGGAACCCCTGAGTGCCATTGCCGAGCTGCAACAACAGGGCCTGATACGCCATATCGGCATCAGCAACGTTACCCCGACGCAGGTCGCCGAGGCGCGAAAAATCGTGCGCTTCGTGTGCGTCCAGAACCTGTACAACATCGCCCACCAACACGATAACGCGATGCTCGACGAATTGGCCCGGGACGGCATCGCCTATGTGCCATTCTTCCCGCTGGGCGGATTTTCGCCAGTGCAGTCAGCGGTGTTGTCGAACGTTGCACAGCGCCTCGGCGTCACCCCGATGCAACTGGCCCTGGCATGGCTGCTGCGCCGTTCCCCGAATATCCTGCTGATCCCGGGAACGTCCTCGGTCACCCATCTACGGGAAAACATCGCGGTGGGCGAGCTGGATCTTTCGGACGAGGTACTCGCAGAGCTGAACACCCTCGCAGGCTGA